In Desulfonatronum thiosulfatophilum, a single window of DNA contains:
- the lon gene encoding endopeptidase La, translating to MSTNDDTPHVEVINESEEQEAHVKLGSSVEPVSESEDRDGGNVGQELPQNVPLLPVRDVVVFNYMILPLFVGRERSILAVDAALNSNRHILIATQKEEKTDDPGPEEVHSVGTLATIMRMLKMPDGRLKVLVQGVTRARITGYVQNEPFHMVEIEPIMEEEVREPTPELEAMVRTAREQSEKILSLRGIASPDVLAVLNNVEEPGRLADLIASNLRMKVEDAQEILACEDPVQRLALVNRQLLKEAEVAEMQAKIQNMAKEGMDKAQREFFLREQLKAIRKELGDSGESDEDLEELRASLKKAGLPKDVRKETDKQLKRLESMHPESSEATVIRTYLDWIVELPWKKLSKDQLIIQKAKEVLDDDHYGLDKVKDRILEYLSVRKLNPDMKGPILCFVGPPGVGKTSLGRSIAGSLGRKFVRMSLGGIRDEAEIRGHRRTYIGSMPGRIIQSIKQAGTRNPVIMLDEVDKVGTDFRGDPSSALLEVLDPEQNSTFSDHYLNVPFDLSKVMFICTANVLDTIPSALLDRMEVIRIPGYTEVEKVKIAKRYLLPRQIKENGLKPEDVEIPDQIIGKIIREYTREAGLRNLERELGTVCRKLARKVAEDESGPFVVTGRMVTKLLGVPRFLESEKDKELYPGVALGLAWTPVGGEVLHVEVSTMPGKGKLILTGQLGDVMKESAQAALSIARSRVKALGLDPDFAEKNDIHIHVPAGATPKDGPSAGVTLVAALLSALTNIPVKNDLAMTGEITLRGRVMPVGGIKEKILAAVAHQLKTVLIPVQNKKDLQEVPSELLRKIKVRFVEHVDELWPLVSSASQK from the coding sequence ATGAGTACCAACGATGATACCCCGCATGTGGAAGTCATTAATGAATCCGAGGAGCAGGAGGCGCATGTGAAACTTGGGTCCTCCGTGGAGCCGGTTTCCGAATCCGAAGATCGAGACGGCGGCAACGTCGGTCAGGAACTGCCCCAGAATGTTCCCCTGCTGCCGGTGCGGGACGTGGTGGTCTTCAACTACATGATCCTGCCGCTATTCGTCGGACGGGAACGGTCCATTCTCGCCGTGGACGCCGCGCTGAATTCCAACAGGCACATTCTGATCGCCACCCAGAAAGAAGAAAAAACCGACGACCCCGGTCCGGAAGAGGTGCATTCCGTGGGCACCCTGGCCACGATCATGCGCATGCTGAAAATGCCGGACGGGCGCTTGAAGGTGCTGGTCCAGGGCGTGACCCGGGCGCGGATCACCGGGTATGTTCAGAATGAACCCTTTCACATGGTGGAGATCGAGCCGATCATGGAAGAGGAGGTGCGGGAGCCGACGCCGGAATTGGAGGCCATGGTCCGCACCGCCAGGGAACAGAGCGAAAAAATCCTGTCGTTGCGGGGCATCGCCTCTCCGGACGTTCTGGCCGTTCTGAACAACGTGGAGGAGCCGGGCCGATTGGCGGACCTTATCGCCTCCAATCTTCGGATGAAGGTCGAGGACGCCCAGGAAATCCTGGCTTGCGAGGACCCTGTCCAGCGCCTGGCTTTGGTCAACCGGCAACTGCTCAAGGAAGCCGAAGTCGCGGAGATGCAGGCCAAGATCCAGAACATGGCCAAGGAAGGAATGGACAAGGCCCAGCGGGAATTTTTCCTGCGCGAGCAGCTCAAGGCCATACGCAAGGAGTTGGGTGATTCCGGGGAGAGTGACGAGGATCTTGAGGAGCTGCGGGCTTCCCTGAAAAAGGCAGGCCTGCCCAAGGACGTACGCAAGGAAACGGACAAGCAGTTGAAACGGCTGGAATCCATGCATCCGGAATCCTCCGAGGCCACGGTAATTCGAACTTATCTGGACTGGATCGTGGAGCTGCCTTGGAAGAAGTTGTCCAAGGATCAATTGATCATCCAGAAGGCCAAGGAAGTCCTGGACGACGACCATTATGGGCTGGACAAGGTCAAGGACCGGATTCTGGAATATCTCAGCGTGCGCAAGCTCAATCCGGACATGAAGGGCCCGATCCTTTGCTTTGTCGGCCCGCCCGGCGTGGGCAAGACCTCGCTTGGGCGTTCCATTGCCGGTTCACTCGGCCGCAAATTCGTGCGCATGTCTCTTGGTGGAATCCGGGATGAGGCGGAAATTCGGGGCCATCGTCGGACTTATATTGGTTCCATGCCCGGCAGGATCATCCAGAGCATCAAGCAGGCCGGCACGCGCAACCCGGTGATCATGCTGGACGAAGTGGACAAGGTCGGCACGGATTTTCGCGGCGACCCGTCCTCGGCACTGCTGGAAGTGCTGGACCCGGAACAGAATTCCACCTTCAGCGACCATTACCTGAACGTCCCATTCGACCTCTCCAAGGTCATGTTCATCTGTACGGCCAATGTGCTGGACACCATCCCGTCGGCCTTGTTGGACCGGATGGAGGTCATCCGGATTCCGGGCTATACGGAAGTGGAAAAGGTCAAGATCGCAAAGCGTTACCTGTTGCCGAGGCAGATCAAGGAAAACGGGCTGAAGCCGGAGGACGTGGAGATTCCGGACCAGATCATCGGCAAGATCATCCGTGAATATACGCGGGAGGCCGGACTGCGCAATCTTGAACGGGAACTGGGTACCGTCTGCCGCAAGCTGGCCCGCAAGGTGGCCGAAGATGAGTCAGGACCGTTCGTGGTGACCGGCAGGATGGTTACCAAGCTGCTGGGCGTGCCCAGATTTCTGGAAAGCGAGAAGGACAAGGAGCTTTACCCGGGCGTGGCGCTTGGTCTGGCCTGGACTCCGGTGGGAGGAGAGGTGCTGCATGTGGAAGTGAGCACCATGCCCGGCAAGGGCAAGTTGATTCTGACCGGGCAGTTGGGCGACGTGATGAAGGAGAGCGCCCAGGCCGCGCTCAGCATCGCCCGGAGCCGTGTCAAGGCGTTGGGTCTGGATCCGGATTTCGCGGAGAAAAATGATATCCATATCCACGTTCCCGCCGGAGCAACCCCCAAGGACGGGCCGTCCGCCGGGGTGACCCTGGTTGCGGCCCTGCTTTCGGCCCTGACCAACATTCCGGTGAAGAACGACCTGGCCATGACCGGCGAGATCACGTTGCGGGGCCGGGTGATGCCGGTGGGCGGGATCAAGGAAAAGATTCTGGCGGCCGTGGCGCATCAATTGAAAACCGTCCTGATTCCTGTCCAGAACAAAAAGGATTTGCAGGAAGTGCCCAGTGAACTGCTCCGCAAGATCAAGGTTCGGTTCGTGGAACATGTGGACGAACTCTGGCCCCTGGTTTCCAGCGCAAGTCAAAAATAA
- a CDS encoding acylphosphatase yields MKELHAYVSGRVQGVFFRAWTRNQARQLGLTGWVRNVSDGRVEVTAQGPDHVLKMFQRRLGEGPPMSRVDGVDVTYQEGDEPFAGFEITASSR; encoded by the coding sequence GTGAAGGAATTGCATGCATACGTTTCCGGCCGCGTTCAGGGTGTTTTTTTTCGGGCGTGGACGAGAAACCAGGCCCGCCAGCTCGGATTGACCGGATGGGTCCGGAATGTATCCGATGGACGTGTTGAAGTGACGGCTCAAGGGCCGGATCATGTCCTGAAAATGTTTCAGAGACGGCTTGGCGAAGGTCCGCCCATGAGTCGCGTGGACGGAGTAGACGTGACATACCAGGAAGGCGACGAACCGTTTGCCGGTTTTGAAATCACCGCGTCATCACGGTGA
- the radC gene encoding RadC family protein, which yields MPMDKHYLGHRKRLKARLAENSQGLADYEVMELLLGYALPRRDTKQLAKEMLTRFGSLRGIYYARPNELEGVPGMSSSVIVLLDVWREFWGRVQEGAVQERHVFSHPRTVADFAIARLGHELTEQFWVALVDNKNRLVQWRQVSRGTVDQTPVYPREILRMVLHHQASGLILVHNHPGGDPKPSIQDQELTRKMQRAAQEMDIRVLDHIIVTESDYFSFQAQGLL from the coding sequence ATGCCCATGGACAAGCATTATCTCGGACACCGGAAACGGCTCAAGGCCCGCCTTGCCGAAAACTCGCAGGGGTTGGCGGATTACGAAGTCATGGAACTTCTCCTCGGGTATGCCCTGCCTCGCAGGGACACCAAGCAGCTGGCCAAGGAGATGCTGACCCGTTTCGGCTCGTTGCGCGGCATCTATTACGCCCGTCCGAACGAACTGGAAGGGGTTCCCGGGATGAGTTCCAGCGTGATCGTCCTGCTGGATGTCTGGCGTGAATTTTGGGGAAGGGTGCAGGAGGGGGCGGTCCAGGAACGCCACGTCTTCAGCCACCCCCGGACCGTGGCTGATTTTGCCATTGCTCGTCTGGGCCACGAGTTGACCGAGCAGTTTTGGGTGGCCCTGGTGGACAACAAGAATCGTCTTGTGCAGTGGCGCCAAGTCAGCCGGGGAACCGTGGACCAGACGCCGGTCTATCCCAGAGAGATCTTGCGCATGGTTCTGCACCATCAAGCCAGCGGGTTGATCCTGGTGCACAATCACCCTGGCGGGGATCCGAAACCGTCCATCCAGGATCAGGAATTGACGCGGAAAATGCAGCGTGCGGCCCAGGAAATGGATATCCGGGTTCTGGATCATATCATCGTCACGGAATCCGACTACTTCAGTTTCCAGGCCCAAGGCTTGCTTTGA
- a CDS encoding DNA polymerase III subunit delta gives MSRAPFFFCICPDPWMMQREINRLISAAGCAQWSRTTFWADEPLESGFWTMLSMPGLLSLLGKGRVLVLRRANALTVKVWSDLEPLLRKAKPDLWVFFCLEGDWKGRTPAVPAVLAKQSFYKAARKKKWYWEFPGMTPQTLRSELQSWAGRRGISIAPNVAERMAALLPLDGARFGNELLKLELHLGERRQVEDADLHLLGEASAMDNFAFLKAALRSPANPEIWRTVLADHEAGGSGMLMPILGLLQWEMRTLGMLNAGEDASVSLPPSIKDDKRRLARQMGEQGIAAIINLVFQAEKDLKSGRKQADQILEFLVSNLSRHSQTQR, from the coding sequence ATGTCCCGCGCTCCCTTCTTTTTCTGTATCTGCCCTGATCCCTGGATGATGCAACGGGAGATCAACCGGCTGATCAGCGCCGCCGGATGCGCACAGTGGAGCAGGACGACGTTCTGGGCTGACGAGCCTCTGGAATCCGGCTTCTGGACCATGCTTTCCATGCCCGGTTTGCTCAGCCTGCTGGGCAAGGGCCGGGTTCTGGTCCTGCGCCGGGCCAATGCCCTGACCGTCAAGGTCTGGTCGGATCTTGAGCCGTTGCTGCGCAAGGCCAAGCCGGATTTGTGGGTGTTTTTCTGCCTGGAAGGAGATTGGAAGGGCAGGACGCCGGCCGTGCCCGCGGTTCTGGCCAAGCAGAGTTTTTACAAGGCTGCCCGCAAGAAGAAGTGGTACTGGGAATTCCCGGGCATGACGCCGCAGACGCTGCGTTCGGAACTGCAAAGCTGGGCCGGCCGCCGGGGCATTTCCATTGCGCCGAATGTCGCGGAAAGGATGGCCGCCCTGTTGCCCCTGGACGGCGCTCGGTTCGGCAACGAGTTGCTGAAGCTGGAACTGCACCTGGGCGAGCGACGTCAGGTGGAGGACGCGGACCTGCATCTTTTGGGCGAAGCGTCGGCCATGGATAATTTTGCCTTTCTGAAGGCGGCGTTGCGTTCCCCGGCCAACCCCGAAATCTGGCGAACCGTACTGGCGGATCACGAGGCCGGCGGTTCCGGAATGCTCATGCCGATCCTGGGGCTGTTGCAATGGGAAATGCGTACCCTCGGGATGCTCAACGCGGGTGAGGACGCTTCAGTTTCCTTGCCGCCGAGCATCAAGGACGACAAGCGACGATTGGCCAGGCAGATGGGCGAGCAGGGCATCGCCGCGATTATCAACCTGGTTTTCCAGGCGGAAAAGGACCTCAAATCCGGACGCAAACAAGCGGACCAGATTCTGGAGTTTCTCGTTTCCAATCTCTCCAGGCATTCTCAAACTCAGAGATAA
- the leuS gene encoding leucine--tRNA ligase: MEKVTDRYDPQSVEVKWQRIWEEQGTFHSETDAALPKYYVLEMFPYPSGRIHIGHARVYSIGDAVARLKRMQGFNVLHPMGWDAFGLPAENAAIKHGVHPAKWTMENIDTMRTQLQRMGYSLDWRREVTTCLPEYYRWEQLFFLKFLEQGLAYRHKAAQNWCESCNTVLANEQVENGLCWRCDTKVEQKELTQWFLRITKYAEELLQDLNGLEGGWPERVVSMQRNWIGKSIGAEIEFALEEPAEDATQSIRVFTTRQDTVCGATFMSLAAEHPLVEELIAGSSREAEVRAFCDKVRNMDKMVRGAEDLEKEGVFTGRYCLNPFTGRKMPIWVANFVLMGYGTGAVMAVPAHDQRDFEFARKYDLEVLPVIIPEGRTMDGATMTEARPEPGLLVDSGPFTGMDNEAAKVAVADHLEAHGLGRRAINYRLRDWNISRQRYWGAPIPVMYCESCGVVPEKEENLPVILPLDLQVRPDGRSPLPDAQDFVQTTCHLCGGPARRETDTMDTFVESSWYFLRYTAPWEDGKPFRAEDLAYWCPVDQYIGGVGHAILHLLYARFWVKALRDLGYVAMDEPFKALLAQGMVLKDGAKMSKSKGNVVSPDEMTQRYGADAVRLFLLFAAPAERDLDWSDSGIEGAQRFTHRLWRLVTDLAPDLTAVAPCSASAQDAQAAKVPEAVTLRRKEHATVVKVAGDIADRFQFNTAISAVMELVNTMYQVKDVLRTTDAGKKMLSSAVASTLVVLSPVTPHLCEEMWQLVGHADLLSHQSWPAHDPQALIQDEVTIVVQVDGKVRSKMTVAADASGEQVQREALASENIQKHISGREVAKMVFVPGKLLNIVTRK, encoded by the coding sequence ATGGAGAAGGTGACGGATCGTTACGATCCACAATCAGTCGAGGTCAAATGGCAGCGGATTTGGGAAGAGCAGGGCACATTTCATTCCGAAACCGATGCCGCGCTTCCCAAATACTATGTGCTGGAAATGTTTCCCTACCCTTCCGGGCGCATCCACATCGGCCATGCCCGCGTCTATTCCATTGGGGACGCCGTGGCCCGCTTGAAACGGATGCAGGGCTTCAACGTCCTCCATCCCATGGGATGGGACGCCTTTGGTCTGCCGGCGGAAAACGCGGCAATCAAGCACGGGGTTCATCCGGCCAAGTGGACCATGGAAAACATCGACACCATGCGCACCCAGTTGCAGCGGATGGGATATTCCCTGGACTGGCGGCGGGAAGTCACAACCTGCCTGCCTGAATATTACCGCTGGGAGCAGCTTTTTTTCCTGAAGTTTCTCGAGCAAGGCCTTGCATATCGTCACAAGGCCGCCCAGAACTGGTGCGAATCCTGTAACACGGTTCTGGCCAACGAACAGGTCGAGAACGGATTATGCTGGCGCTGCGACACGAAGGTGGAGCAGAAGGAACTGACCCAGTGGTTTTTGCGGATCACCAAATATGCCGAGGAACTGCTCCAGGATCTGAACGGTCTTGAGGGCGGTTGGCCGGAGCGGGTCGTGAGCATGCAGCGCAACTGGATCGGCAAGTCCATCGGCGCTGAAATCGAATTTGCCCTGGAAGAGCCTGCCGAGGACGCAACGCAGTCCATTCGCGTGTTCACCACGCGCCAGGATACGGTATGCGGAGCGACGTTCATGAGCCTGGCCGCCGAACATCCCCTGGTCGAGGAGCTGATCGCGGGGTCGTCGCGGGAAGCGGAAGTCCGCGCTTTTTGCGACAAGGTCCGGAACATGGACAAGATGGTTCGCGGCGCCGAAGACCTGGAAAAAGAGGGCGTGTTCACGGGACGGTATTGCCTGAATCCCTTTACTGGTCGGAAGATGCCCATCTGGGTGGCCAATTTCGTACTCATGGGCTACGGCACCGGCGCGGTGATGGCGGTTCCGGCCCATGATCAGCGCGATTTCGAGTTTGCCCGCAAATACGATCTGGAAGTTCTGCCCGTGATAATCCCCGAGGGCCGGACCATGGACGGGGCGACCATGACCGAAGCCCGGCCGGAACCCGGCCTGCTGGTGGATTCCGGCCCGTTCACGGGCATGGACAACGAAGCGGCCAAGGTGGCCGTGGCCGACCACCTGGAAGCGCATGGCCTAGGCCGACGGGCGATCAATTATCGCCTGCGGGATTGGAACATCAGCCGGCAACGGTACTGGGGCGCGCCCATTCCGGTCATGTACTGCGAATCGTGCGGCGTGGTCCCGGAAAAGGAAGAAAACCTGCCGGTCATCCTGCCTTTGGATCTGCAGGTCCGACCGGACGGACGGTCCCCCCTGCCCGATGCGCAGGATTTCGTGCAGACGACCTGCCACCTCTGCGGCGGGCCAGCCAGGCGGGAGACGGACACCATGGACACCTTTGTGGAGAGTTCCTGGTACTTTTTGCGTTACACGGCCCCCTGGGAGGACGGGAAGCCTTTCCGCGCCGAGGATCTGGCCTACTGGTGTCCGGTGGATCAGTACATCGGCGGGGTGGGGCATGCCATTTTGCACCTGCTCTACGCCAGATTCTGGGTCAAGGCCCTGCGCGACCTGGGTTACGTCGCCATGGACGAGCCGTTCAAGGCCTTGTTGGCCCAGGGCATGGTGCTCAAGGACGGCGCCAAGATGAGCAAGAGCAAGGGCAACGTGGTTTCGCCGGACGAGATGACCCAGCGCTACGGCGCGGACGCGGTGCGCTTGTTCCTGCTGTTTGCCGCACCTGCCGAGCGCGACCTGGACTGGAGCGATTCCGGCATCGAAGGCGCCCAGCGCTTTACGCACCGTTTATGGCGGCTGGTGACGGATCTGGCCCCGGATCTGACCGCCGTTGCTCCATGCTCGGCCTCGGCCCAGGATGCGCAGGCTGCGAAAGTTCCCGAAGCCGTGACCTTGCGGCGCAAGGAGCACGCAACCGTAGTCAAGGTGGCTGGAGACATCGCCGACCGTTTTCAATTCAATACGGCGATTTCCGCGGTCATGGAACTGGTGAACACCATGTACCAGGTTAAGGACGTTTTGCGCACCACCGATGCCGGCAAAAAAATGCTGTCCTCGGCAGTGGCCTCCACCCTGGTGGTACTCTCTCCGGTGACGCCGCATCTGTGCGAGGAAATGTGGCAGCTTGTCGGCCATGCCGATCTGCTTTCCCACCAGTCCTGGCCCGCCCATGACCCCCAGGCTCTCATCCAGGACGAGGTGACCATAGTGGTTCAGGTGGACGGCAAGGTTCGCTCCAAGATGACCGTTGCCGCGGATGCTTCCGGAGAACAGGTTCAACGTGAGGCCCTGGCCAGCGAAAACATTCAAAAACACATTTCCGGCCGGGAAGTCGCCAAGATGGTCTTCGTGCCCGGCAAGCTGCTGAACATCGTCACCCGGAAATGA
- the nusB gene encoding transcription antitermination factor NusB: protein METPKVHRRSARRRALQFVFSMNFRTFEDKKQVQRAFFELPVDEEDWSDETSAAVSDPAPLTLEDREYAAKLATGVYLFREEIDQVIQRFSKHWRIARIAKAELSILRLSVYEMLHEPDIPLRVSINEAVELSKAFADDQSFPFVNGILDAVAKAVSHGEFGLHKQF, encoded by the coding sequence ATGGAAACCCCTAAAGTTCATCGCCGATCTGCCCGCAGGCGGGCCCTGCAGTTCGTCTTCTCCATGAATTTCCGGACCTTCGAGGACAAAAAGCAGGTGCAGCGGGCTTTTTTTGAGCTGCCCGTGGATGAGGAGGACTGGAGCGATGAGACCAGCGCCGCGGTTTCGGATCCAGCCCCCCTGACGCTGGAGGACCGGGAATATGCCGCCAAGCTGGCCACCGGAGTCTACCTGTTTCGGGAGGAGATCGACCAAGTCATCCAGCGCTTTTCCAAACATTGGCGGATTGCCCGGATCGCCAAGGCCGAACTGAGCATATTGCGCCTGAGCGTCTATGAAATGCTCCATGAGCCGGACATTCCGCTGCGGGTGAGCATCAATGAGGCCGTGGAACTGAGCAAGGCGTTTGCGGACGACCAATCGTTTCCTTTTGTCAACGGTATTCTGGACGCCGTGGCCAAGGCGGTGAGCCATGGTGAATTTGGGCTTCATAAGCAGTTCTGA
- the ribE gene encoding 6,7-dimethyl-8-ribityllumazine synthase, whose protein sequence is MYHLETIEGRLDATGLRFAILASRFNDFIVDRLVGGAVDYLLRHGAEKSDITLMRVPGAYEMPLAAKRLAETKKYHGVVCLGAVIRGSTPHFDYVSAEVSKGLAQVMLETGVPIGFGVLTTDTLEQAIERAGSKAGNKGVDAAAATLELIRVLEQV, encoded by the coding sequence ATGTACCATCTTGAAACCATTGAAGGCCGCCTGGACGCCACCGGCTTGCGCTTCGCGATTCTGGCCAGCCGGTTCAACGATTTTATCGTGGATCGCCTGGTTGGCGGCGCTGTCGATTATCTGCTGCGCCACGGCGCCGAAAAAAGCGACATCACCCTGATGCGCGTTCCGGGCGCCTACGAAATGCCCCTGGCCGCCAAACGTCTTGCGGAAACGAAAAAATACCACGGCGTGGTTTGCCTTGGCGCCGTGATCCGCGGCTCCACCCCGCATTTTGATTACGTTTCCGCCGAGGTTTCCAAGGGCCTGGCTCAGGTGATGCTGGAGACGGGCGTACCCATTGGCTTCGGCGTGCTGACCACGGACACCCTGGAGCAGGCCATCGAGCGGGCCGGAAGCAAGGCCGGCAACAAGGGCGTTGATGCGGCCGCCGCGACCCTGGAACTGATTCGTGTTTTGGAGCAAGTCTGA